The following are encoded together in the Actinoplanes sp. N902-109 genome:
- a CDS encoding helix-turn-helix transcriptional regulator: MTIDGVTRTPVPLGAAVPSLVRWGLSTDADLVFRTLVTFGPRTGRTLTVELGLAARRTADALAELRAADAAAATADARSASRIWVARPPATVVERLRSRRLHPVDPRAKVRSHHAVLRALRASALGSVLPLDTLPGLAGEFAIGLRYLPTREKTRQRLHDLTTGDLRSFWSMSPEQAFDAESARAASPLDHDLATRGVHCRLLRLPPADGDALDVSGHLINGTSYQSYETPDVPLKMMIIDRRAALVPADPADLERGYLEITHGGILDALTALFDHHWDSAAARHRVGVAPIELSDRERTLITLLAAGHTDHSAAQRLRVSARTVTAILRSLMDRLTVENRFQLGLALGALQVSAPPSIVNGES; this comes from the coding sequence ATGACAATCGATGGAGTGACGCGCACCCCGGTCCCCCTCGGCGCCGCCGTTCCGTCCCTGGTCCGCTGGGGCCTGTCCACGGATGCCGACCTGGTCTTCCGTACCCTGGTGACCTTCGGCCCGCGGACCGGGCGGACCCTCACCGTGGAACTCGGCCTGGCCGCCCGCCGCACCGCTGATGCCCTCGCCGAACTGCGCGCCGCCGACGCCGCCGCGGCCACCGCCGACGCCCGCAGCGCGTCCCGGATCTGGGTCGCCCGTCCCCCGGCGACGGTGGTCGAGCGGTTGCGCAGCCGCCGCCTGCACCCCGTCGACCCGCGGGCCAAGGTCCGGTCGCACCATGCCGTGCTGCGTGCGTTGCGGGCCTCGGCGCTGGGCTCCGTGCTGCCGCTGGACACCCTGCCCGGCCTGGCCGGCGAGTTCGCCATCGGGCTGCGTTACCTGCCGACCCGGGAGAAGACCCGGCAGCGCCTGCACGACCTGACCACCGGTGACCTCCGGTCGTTCTGGAGCATGAGCCCGGAGCAGGCCTTCGACGCCGAGTCCGCCCGGGCCGCCTCGCCGCTCGACCATGACCTGGCCACCCGTGGCGTGCACTGCCGGTTGCTGCGGCTGCCACCGGCCGACGGGGACGCCCTTGATGTCAGCGGCCACCTGATCAACGGCACGTCGTACCAGAGCTACGAGACGCCCGACGTGCCGCTCAAGATGATGATCATCGATCGCCGGGCTGCCCTGGTCCCGGCCGACCCGGCGGATCTCGAGCGAGGCTATCTGGAGATCACGCACGGCGGCATACTCGATGCCCTGACCGCATTGTTCGACCACCACTGGGACAGCGCCGCGGCCCGGCACCGGGTCGGTGTCGCGCCGATCGAGCTCTCCGACCGGGAACGGACGCTGATCACCCTGCTCGCTGCCGGGCACACCGATCACAGCGCGGCGCAGCGGCTCCGGGTCAGCGCCCGGACAGTGACCGCGATATTACGGTCGCTCATGGACCGGTTGACCGTCGAGAATAGATTCCAGCTGGGCCTCGCACTCGGAGCCCTGCAGGTTTCCGCACCACCATCGATAGTCAACGGGGAGTCCTGA